Genomic DNA from Acanthopagrus latus isolate v.2019 chromosome 2, fAcaLat1.1, whole genome shotgun sequence:
TTGTATTCTTTTAGATGCAGCCAAagacaaaactgtgtgtgatggAACTGAAGACATACAGACGCTACAGAGCCCCTACACTGACACATCTCAGCTCCGAGCAACTAACATGGTGTACAAGGCTGTTTATGCAATAGCACATGCCATTCATAATGCAGTGTGTAAAGATTCTACAGCTCAGTGTGACAAATTCAGGGTGGATTCTGGGATGAAGTCTAATCAGGTCAGTAAAAGTGATTACATATGGACATAATCAATGTCACATTACCACtataatgtaatttattaaatgttaacattttcctGTCTCTACCTCCTTGTctaactttatttatcctcaCAGGTTCTTAGTCAGCTCAAGAAAGTGAATTTTTCCCAAAATGGTTATGATGTGTCATTTGATGTCAACGGTGATCCTGTGGCCATATACGAGCTGGTTAACTGGCAACAAAGTGAGAGTGGCagcattgagatggtgacagtaGGGCTTTATGATACATCACTGCCAGAGGGCCAGGAGTTATGCATCAGCAGGAATCTCACTTGGATGGATGGTGGCAAACAAGTAAGGAGTCCAACAGCAATAATCTAATACATTAGAATTTCACATTTGGTTATCTAAAAGGGTACACAATTTGCCTGGAACTGGCAATGCAGATGGGTCACTCCATTGTTTGGGCAGGGGGGGATAAAGAGACTGGTCAAAACTAGAACAAAAGTATGAACTAGAATGTTACAGTAACATAGGCTGAACTGCACTAGAAGAAGGGCAGTAAGACAACTGGATGGGCAAAGGTACTAGAAGCTGAGTAAATGGGCAAAACTGGTAGTAATGGCAGTACCACTCACAGGTCCCTGCCAGAGACCAGTGGTAAAGACTGGCTGTTTTGGCGAGCATGCTTGTGGCCATCATGGTGAAAATAATCTGATTTAAGGCTTGCATACTGATATTTAAGATATTAAAAGATAACCTCATCGGTGAGCAAATTTCTCAGCCCGAAAGTGGAGATGTAGTAGACTACATAGTAGACCACCTAATACTAGCACAGAAGAAGCTTTGGGAAGGGCCTCCTCTTATGGCCAAGAAAGTAACAATTTCAATACACATATTGGCTTTtgactgttgtttctctcttaAAATCTGTAATCCTTTTATTCAAGGATCTGTAAAGTACACCAGAATATGTGTGAATATgcttgtatgtatgtatgtgccAGGTGCCagtgtcagtgtgcagtgacagctgtcGTCCAGGAACTCGGAAGGTACTTCAGAAAGGAAAACCCATCTGCTGTTATGATTGTATACTGTGTCCTGAGGGAGAAATTAGCAATACTACAGGTATGTTTTTttcgtctcttttttttctttttatttattttctttattaaggCATGTCAACAACATCAACTTTATCACTGCTAAAGGCCTTCTCTTATTTATTTCAGACTCCCTCGATTGTTTCCCTTGCCCCAATGAGTTCTGGCCTAATGCAGAGCGAGACACTTGTTTCCGCAAGCCCGTAGAGTTTCTTTCCTTTGATGAGGTCCTAGGAATCATCCTGGCAGCATTCTCACTTGGTGGTGCCTGTCTTGCCATTGTAACAGCGGCCATCTTTTTTCGTCATAGGACATCCCCGATTGTTagggccaacaactctgagctgagcttcctgctgctcttctcacTGACACTATGTTTCTTATGTTCATTAACTTTCATTGGAGCaccctctgattggtcctgCAAGCTGCGCCACACAGCTTTTGGGATCACCTTCGTCCTCTGCATCTCTTGCGTCCTTGGAAAAACTATAGTTGTGTTAATGGCCTTCAGAGCTACACTCCCAGGTTGTAAGGTTATGAAATGGTTCGGCCCTCTACAGCAAAGGATAACTGTAGTATCtttcacatttattcaagttttaATATGTACAATTTGGTTGTGTCTCAGGCCTCCTTTTCGAATGGAAAACCGAACTATATACAAGGAGAGAATCATCCTGGAGTGTGCATTAGGATCAGCTATTGGATTCTGGGCTGTACTTGGGTACATAGGCCTTCTGGCTCTCTTTTGCTTAGTGTTAGCTGTCCTCGCTCGGAAACTACCTGATAACTTTAATGAGGCCAAACtgatcaccttcagcatgctgatattttGCGCTGTGTGGATCACCTTTATCCCAGcgtatgtcagctctcctgggaaaTTTACTGTGGCAGTGGAGATATTTGCCATTCTGGCTTCCAGTTTTGGActtatactgtgtatatttgctcCAAAGTGTTACATCATATTGCTCAAGCCAGAGAAGAACAccaagaaacatttaatgaacaaaaatgaatcCTAGGATATCTGAGGTTTGGCAAGAGTTCATACGTAACATTCAATATAGAACTTACCACTTTAATGGGTGGCCTGTCCTACCTGTCCCgaaatgtgtcaaataaatgtctttgtcaGACCCAATGAAAAATTGAaagaattaacatttttgaaGATTCACTATTGACATCCAGGTGACTTTCTTCTATGTGTTAAAATGAACGTCTTTACAACACATCTTTTAAAAGATGCCTTTTTAACGTTCACTTTCTAACATTCTACTGACATCCTCACAGGGTTCAAATGCCTTAGGACTAAACGACCATTTccactttattttgtttatttaatctaaTTTCAACacctattttattttacagtactgTCAATTCATGACTGTTGAACCCGTATTAGAAGATGTCCAAAACAGGTTCTGGATAGATGTCAAGATATTTAGGCAACGCAAGGCAAGTTTATatgtatagcacaattcagtCACAAGGCAACCTATATTTGACCTATGTTTCATGTCTATAAACATACAAGACAGGTCCTTGTCAGATGCTCAGATACCCATCCTATAGTCCAAAGACATTAAAGGGACTCCCTATCCAGACATGTATATATAAACCTTGTGATGCACGTCCATAGATGTCCAAAAGGGGTCCTTGTCTGCAATCCAAATTAACTAGTTCTGAACACCCATGAGACATACAAAAGTGGGCCTGGACAGA
This window encodes:
- the LOC119008229 gene encoding extracellular calcium-sensing receptor-like, yielding MDGDYVIGGVFAIHHYTHTPVHNYTTMPEPLKCTGSMDTRELRFSRAMVFAIEEINNSTELLPGIKLGYQIHDSCTTVPVAMHVTFQLSNGLDPVFNTGDNCSQAGKVMAIVGESESTPSISMSRIIGPFNIPQVSYFATCACLSDKQQYPSFFRTIPSDQFQTDALAKLIKHFGWTWIGAVRSDSDYGNNGMASFLQAARKEGICVEYSESLHRTQPRSRIQRVADIIRRSTAVVVVAFTASAELTLLLGELSLKPSPPRQWIGSESWVTNRDMLKFNFCAGAIGFGIQKSVIPGLREYLLNLSPTKLSASPVLTEFWEDAFNCRLDKNAAKDKTVCDGTEDIQTLQSPYTDTSQLRATNMVYKAVYAIAHAIHNAVCKDSTAQCDKFRVDSGMKSNQVLSQLKKVNFSQNGYDVSFDVNGDPVAIYELVNWQQSESGSIEMVTVGLYDTSLPEGQELCISRNLTWMDGGKQVPVSVCSDSCRPGTRKVLQKGKPICCYDCILCPEGEISNTTDSLDCFPCPNEFWPNAERDTCFRKPVEFLSFDEVLGIILAAFSLGGACLAIVTAAIFFRHRTSPIVRANNSELSFLLLFSLTLCFLCSLTFIGAPSDWSCKLRHTAFGITFVLCISCVLGKTIVVLMAFRATLPGCKVMKWFGPLQQRITVVSFTFIQVLICTIWLCLRPPFRMENRTIYKERIILECALGSAIGFWAVLGYIGLLALFCLVLAVLARKLPDNFNEAKLITFSMLIFCAVWITFIPAYVSSPGKFTVAVEIFAILASSFGLILCIFAPKCYIILLKPEKNTKKHLMNKNES